The genomic DNA CCTATTCCGTCAACTCCTTCGCTCACATCTTCGGTCGGCGACGATTCGCAACGCGAGACAACAGCCGCAACAATCTGCCCGTGGCGCTGCTGACACTCGGCGAAGGATGGCACAACAACCACCATCACTACCAATCCTCCGCTCGCCAAGGTTTCGTCTGGTGGGAAATCGATATCTCGTATTACACGTTGTGGATGATGTCCAAAATCGGCTTGGTCTGGGGGCTGCGCGGTGTTCCCAAACACATCATGCAGCGGTCGCTGCAATCAACGGCCAAGGCGTAAACGGGAAACGGTGTTGCCGCTCCATCGATCTGCCAACTTAGCCGTCGCCAATATTCACAGGGCCAGGGAAAAAGGCATTCGTTCGGGCGACGTATTCCGCATAGCCTGGCTTCGACGTCGACAACTTCGTCTCTAATAATGTCACGCCCGAGACACGCATCAGCAGCACTGACATCAACAACGGAGCGATGATCGTCCACCAAGCGGCGGTCAGAGAGAGGCTGACAAGAAACAAGCCCCACCAAACTAGGAAGTCGCCGAAATAGTTGGGGTGACGCGTGTAACGCCACAAGCCGCTGTCGAGCACTTGCCCCTTGTTGTCCGAAGCGGCTTTAAAACGAGCCAACTGCCAATCGCCCACCGATTCGAAACACAACCCCGCAGCCCAAACGATCACACCCACGACTTTAATCCAGACTAGATCTCGGTCGGCCAACGCCGTTCCGATTTGAATCGGCAACGCGACGACAAACATCACCACGCCCTGCAATCCAAAGACGGTCAGCAGACTGATCCACGCGAAGGCCGAGCCCCACTTCGCCCGCATCTCTCGATAGCGATAGTCTTCGGGTTGACCATGGTTCCGCCAGAACAAGTAGCCGCTGAGTCGCACGCCCCAGATTGTTGTCAGCACGGGCAACAACCAATCGGCCGAATCGCGATCGGCGATGCAATACGCCGTCCATGCGACCAGCACAAACCCGAGGCCCCAGCCGATGTCGACGATGCTGGCGTCGCGTTTCCACAGACTCAGCAGCCAGATCGCGAGCATCAGACAGGCGATCGCAGCGG from Rosistilla carotiformis includes the following:
- a CDS encoding DUF1295 domain-containing protein yields the protein MLNVMLASTAAIACLMLAIWLLSLWKRDASIVDIGWGLGFVLVAWTAYCIADRDSADWLLPVLTTIWGVRLSGYLFWRNHGQPEDYRYREMRAKWGSAFAWISLLTVFGLQGVVMFVVALPIQIGTALADRDLVWIKVVGVIVWAAGLCFESVGDWQLARFKAASDNKGQVLDSGLWRYTRHPNYFGDFLVWWGLFLVSLSLTAAWWTIIAPLLMSVLLMRVSGVTLLETKLSTSKPGYAEYVARTNAFFPGPVNIGDG